One genomic window of Methanosarcina acetivorans C2A includes the following:
- a CDS encoding class I SAM-dependent methyltransferase: MTKAAAKTGVGPTALVAIEQHFPENQRIIEDDLAYRILPLGMRAFVWLMRFDSLRAWMIRVTEKDTPGIWGGMMCRKRYIDEKLVESVNQVDAVVNLGAGFDTRAYRFPSLSETPVWEVDQPENIRSKQTRLSGLFGTVPSHVRLVPIDFDREELGFVLASYDYSADKRTFFIWEAVTQYLTETGIRTTFDFLAKAERGSRLVFTYVRKDFLDGRVMYDWEKVYKKYVKDKIWLFGMDPEEWPKFLERYGWKVVEHVGYEELAGRYIRPTGRELASTPVERIVYAEKV, translated from the coding sequence ATGACAAAAGCTGCAGCTAAAACAGGAGTGGGCCCAACAGCATTGGTCGCTATTGAACAACATTTTCCTGAGAATCAGCGAATAATCGAAGACGACCTGGCTTATAGAATACTGCCGTTAGGCATGAGAGCTTTTGTATGGCTGATGCGGTTTGATTCGTTAAGGGCCTGGATGATCCGGGTTACCGAGAAGGACACTCCCGGCATCTGGGGCGGGATGATGTGCAGAAAACGGTATATAGATGAGAAGCTGGTCGAGTCGGTCAATCAGGTTGATGCGGTCGTGAATCTGGGTGCGGGCTTTGACACCCGGGCATACAGGTTTCCATCTCTATCTGAAACTCCAGTCTGGGAGGTCGATCAGCCTGAAAACATCCGGTCAAAGCAAACCCGGCTTTCAGGATTGTTCGGAACGGTCCCTTCCCATGTCAGGCTTGTGCCGATAGACTTCGATCGCGAAGAACTGGGTTTCGTTCTGGCATCTTACGACTATTCTGCGGATAAGCGGACGTTTTTCATCTGGGAGGCAGTCACACAGTATCTGACTGAAACCGGTATCAGAACAACATTTGATTTCCTGGCTAAAGCTGAGCGTGGCAGCCGCCTGGTTTTCACATATGTTCGCAAAGACTTTCTCGATGGCCGGGTCATGTACGATTGGGAGAAAGTCTACAAAAAGTACGTAAAGGATAAGATCTGGCTTTTCGGGATGGATCCGGAAGAGTGGCCGAAATTTCTTGAGAGGTACGGCTGGAAGGTAGTCGAGCACGTCGGTTATGAAGAGCTTGCTGGGCGGTATATCAGGCCCACAGGTCGGGAACTTGCCTCTACGCCGGTCGAGCGAATAGTTTATGCGGAGAAAGTGTAG
- a CDS encoding MFS transporter, with the protein MNMETDPESVRQENRPDPSARERISLLPLLTVNFIGTLGFSIVLPFLVFLVNRLGGNAFIYGLASSMYPAFQLIGAPILGRWSDIYGRKKILLFSQVGTLLSWIIFLGALFLPVVTLFQVDSEVLGTFAFTLPLAALFFARAFDGLTGGNVSVANAYLADITEEKDRNRNFGKMSISSNLGFIVGPALAGLLSITAYGEAAPVIGAVVISLIGTLLIIFYIPENKECSLEGPVEAKNIRKVFGYEIKECRTVRETGKPSFREVFKLPNIPYMLGLYFLIFLGFNIFYTAFPLHAIAALDWGIAEMGVYFTILSGLLIIVQGSILPRLSKRYSDASLIIFGSLMLGTNFLLLIPGNLFLTYLATGFFAMGDGLMWPSFLSLLSKIAGKNYQGTVQGFAGSFGGLASITGLILGGLLYELLAGRAFLLAGMIIYVVFLLNFRLRRFEKELKY; encoded by the coding sequence ATGAATATGGAAACAGATCCGGAAAGCGTGAGGCAGGAAAATAGGCCTGACCCTTCTGCACGAGAGAGGATTTCCCTTCTCCCTCTCCTTACAGTCAATTTCATAGGTACACTCGGGTTCAGCATCGTCCTACCCTTCCTTGTTTTTCTGGTAAACCGGCTTGGAGGCAATGCTTTCATTTACGGACTTGCAAGCTCTATGTATCCGGCTTTCCAGCTAATAGGCGCCCCTATTCTCGGCAGGTGGTCTGATATCTACGGACGTAAAAAAATCCTGCTCTTTAGCCAGGTGGGAACCCTCCTTTCATGGATTATCTTTCTCGGAGCTCTTTTTCTCCCGGTTGTAACCCTTTTTCAGGTCGATTCCGAAGTCCTGGGGACTTTTGCCTTCACTCTGCCCCTTGCAGCGCTCTTCTTTGCTCGGGCTTTCGACGGGCTGACCGGAGGCAACGTGTCCGTAGCCAATGCCTATCTGGCAGACATTACCGAAGAAAAAGACAGGAACCGAAATTTCGGAAAAATGTCGATTTCCTCAAACCTCGGATTCATAGTGGGCCCTGCCCTTGCCGGACTTTTGAGCATAACAGCATACGGAGAAGCAGCCCCGGTCATTGGTGCAGTGGTAATTTCCCTTATAGGGACTTTACTGATTATATTTTATATCCCCGAAAACAAAGAATGCTCTCTTGAAGGACCTGTAGAGGCCAAAAACATACGAAAAGTGTTTGGCTACGAGATAAAGGAATGCCGGACCGTGCGGGAAACCGGGAAGCCTTCCTTCAGGGAAGTTTTTAAGCTTCCGAATATCCCTTACATGCTCGGCCTTTACTTCCTCATCTTTCTCGGCTTCAATATTTTCTACACCGCTTTTCCGCTGCATGCAATCGCAGCCCTTGACTGGGGCATCGCAGAAATGGGGGTATACTTTACGATCCTGAGCGGCCTTCTGATAATTGTGCAGGGTTCCATACTCCCAAGGCTTTCAAAAAGATATTCGGATGCCTCACTGATAATATTCGGAAGCCTTATGCTTGGCACGAACTTTCTGCTGCTTATCCCCGGGAACCTCTTTCTGACCTATCTTGCAACAGGGTTTTTTGCGATGGGGGACGGGCTTATGTGGCCTTCTTTCCTCTCCCTTCTATCAAAAATTGCAGGGAAAAATTACCAGGGCACGGTACAGGGTTTTGCCGGCAGTTTCGGAGGGCTTGCAAGCATAACCGGGCTGATCCTCGGCGGGCTTTTATATGAACTGCTTGCAGGAAGAGCCTTTTTGCTTGCAGGTATGATAATCTATGTCGTATTTTTACTCAATTTCAGACTCAGGCGATTTGAGAAAGAACTAAAATACTGA